One part of the Sphingopyxis sp. TUF1 genome encodes these proteins:
- a CDS encoding M20/M25/M40 family metallo-hydrolase has product MKSLSALLLSATLFAAPAIAAEAQPRADQLAFREIYKELVETNTTLSAGSCTLAAERMAARLKAAGFADSQLTLFATPEKPKEGGLVAVYPGTSRTAKPILLVAHIDVVEAKREDWERDPFIMVEENGYFYGRGTADDKAQAAVWVDTLIRFQQEGYKPKRTVKMALTCGEETNGAFNGVEWLAANRRDLIDAEFALNEGGGGDSDGKGKVLGQSVQVGEKTFANFRLETRNPGGHSSAPVPDNAIYQLAAALMKIQSHQFPVEMTDTTRRFFAEAGPVRGDETGKAMVALAKNPADKAAEAIVNKDPFLHSNLRTTCVATLLDGGHAPNALPQRAGANINCRIFPGHSIESIRDELAKIIGDPGVTITQLPPKRPAPPAPPLDPKIIGPMQTLVDKYWPGLKVIPSMANGYTDATFLGAVGIPTYGIPGMWGDPDGNGAHGVNERMEVRSVYVGRDYMFDLVKAYADKP; this is encoded by the coding sequence ATGAAGTCACTATCCGCGCTGCTGTTGTCCGCCACGCTGTTCGCCGCGCCGGCGATCGCCGCCGAGGCGCAGCCACGCGCCGATCAGCTCGCCTTCCGCGAAATCTACAAGGAGCTGGTCGAAACCAACACGACGCTTTCGGCGGGCAGCTGCACGCTGGCCGCCGAACGCATGGCCGCGCGGCTGAAAGCGGCGGGCTTTGCGGATAGCCAGCTCACGCTTTTTGCGACTCCGGAAAAACCGAAGGAAGGCGGCCTCGTCGCCGTCTATCCGGGCACATCCAGGACCGCAAAGCCGATCCTGCTCGTCGCGCACATCGACGTCGTCGAGGCGAAGCGCGAGGATTGGGAGCGCGACCCGTTCATAATGGTTGAGGAAAACGGCTATTTCTATGGCCGCGGCACCGCCGACGACAAGGCGCAGGCGGCGGTATGGGTCGATACGTTGATCCGCTTTCAGCAAGAAGGCTATAAGCCGAAGCGCACCGTGAAGATGGCACTGACGTGCGGCGAGGAAACGAACGGCGCGTTCAACGGCGTCGAATGGCTCGCCGCGAACCGGCGCGACCTGATCGACGCCGAATTCGCGCTGAACGAAGGCGGCGGTGGCGACAGCGACGGCAAAGGCAAGGTGCTCGGCCAATCGGTGCAGGTCGGCGAAAAGACCTTCGCCAATTTCCGTTTAGAAACGCGCAATCCCGGCGGTCACAGCTCGGCGCCGGTGCCCGATAATGCGATTTACCAGCTCGCTGCCGCGCTGATGAAAATCCAGAGCCATCAATTCCCGGTCGAGATGACCGACACGACGCGCCGCTTCTTTGCCGAGGCGGGCCCGGTGCGCGGCGACGAAACCGGCAAGGCGATGGTCGCGCTCGCCAAAAACCCCGCCGACAAGGCGGCCGAGGCGATCGTCAACAAGGACCCGTTCCTGCACAGCAATTTGCGCACGACCTGCGTCGCGACGCTGCTCGACGGCGGTCACGCCCCGAACGCGCTGCCGCAGCGCGCGGGCGCGAACATCAATTGCCGCATCTTTCCGGGTCATAGCATCGAATCGATCAGGGACGAACTTGCGAAGATCATCGGCGATCCCGGCGTCACCATCACCCAGCTGCCGCCCAAGCGTCCCGCGCCGCCGGCGCCACCGCTCGACCCGAAGATCATCGGACCGATGCAGACGCTCGTCGACAAATATTGGCCGGGGCTGAAGGTGATTCCGTCGATGGCGAACGGATATACCGACGCGACATTCCTCGGCGCGGTCGGCATCCCGACCTACGGCATTCCCGGCATGTGGGGCGACCCCGACGGCAACGGCGCGCACGGCGTCAACGAACGGATGGAGGTGCGCTCCGTTTATGTTGGACGCGACTATATGTTCGATCTGGTGAAGGCTTACGCCGACAAGCCTTGA
- a CDS encoding lysophospholipid acyltransferase family protein, whose amino-acid sequence MTRIDDNPPGLVARGVRRLLLLLYRMRGWKAVGAVPEPRRFIIIAAPHTSNWDFVNFLGLTADLKVRPYFMAKLSLFRWPIGGFIRQMGGVPVDRRGGGDVVTQMIDEFARRREFMLTVAPEGTRGKTAKWRTGFYQIALGAKVPLVVGLMDYGTKTGGLGPLIWPTGDFRADMQKVFEVYKSCIPKIPERAVRSIHDIVGVDEKGNGAA is encoded by the coding sequence GTGACAAGGATCGACGACAATCCGCCGGGGCTGGTGGCGCGCGGTGTGCGCCGCCTGTTGCTGCTGCTTTACCGGATGCGCGGATGGAAGGCGGTCGGGGCCGTGCCCGAACCGCGGCGCTTCATCATCATCGCCGCGCCGCACACGAGCAATTGGGATTTTGTCAATTTCCTGGGGCTGACCGCGGACCTGAAAGTCCGACCCTATTTCATGGCGAAGCTGTCGCTGTTCCGCTGGCCGATCGGCGGCTTTATCCGCCAGATGGGCGGGGTACCGGTCGACCGGCGTGGCGGCGGTGATGTCGTCACGCAGATGATCGATGAGTTTGCGCGGCGCAGGGAATTTATGCTGACTGTCGCGCCCGAGGGGACGCGCGGCAAAACGGCGAAATGGCGTACCGGATTTTATCAGATCGCGCTGGGCGCCAAGGTGCCCCTGGTCGTCGGGCTGATGGATTATGGCACAAAGACGGGCGGCCTGGGGCCGCTGATCTGGCCGACGGGCGATTTTCGCGCCGACATGCAAAAGGTGTTCGAGGTTTATAAAAGCTGTATTCCCAAAATTCCCGAGCGTGCGGTGCGCTCGATCCACGACATCGTCGGGGTCGACGAAAAAGGAAACGGGGCGGCATGA